GAAGCCGATCCGGAGTCTCGGAAACCTCTCCGGAATCCGGTCCCAGATCACCGAGTGGAACGATCCCACCACCGCAAGCTTGAACTTGTTGAAGCCGGGCTCGTCGTAGAAGAGGTCGTGCTGGGTGAAGCTGCCCGTGGCGGAGTGCACGCAAAGGGGGATATCGGCATCGCTCAGCGCCTCGTAGAGCGGCGTGAAGTAAGGGTCGCTCAGGCGCCGGTCGCCGATCAGGCCCGGGACGAATACGCCGCAGGCGCCGTGCTGGAGCACGAAGTCGAGCTCCTTCAGCGACTCGTCCATGCTCAGCAGCGGCAGGGTCGCGACCCAGCGCAGGCGATCCTGGCCCTGCTTCCAGATGTCGCACAGCCAGCGGTTGTAGCTCTTGAAGAGCGCCATCTCCACCTCGGGCTTGTCCGTCACCGGGCGCAGGAAGATGGTGGGGTAGAGCACCTGGATGGCCACCCCCATCTCGTCCATGTGGCGCAGCCGGGAGGAGACGTCCGCCATCTCCCGGGACTCCTCCGGCGTGTCCTTGCCGACGTTGTCCGACTTGATGTACAGCCGGCCGTCCACCAGCCAGTATTCGCCTTCGTCGCCCGTGCCGTTCTGGGCGGATACGATCTGGGGGCGGTAGGCCTTCTCCGCGCCCTCCATGTACTCCCAGGTCTTGTTGGTCTCCAGCACGTGTGCGTCCGCGTCGATGATCGCCATGATCCTACCTCCGGTCGTGTGTCAGGTTGGTGCGTTCCCGCGAAGCGGGTGTGTCAAAACTGCTCGAAGCACCGACGTACCCGTTACGTCATCATTTAGACGACTACAGCAGGCTCATCAACTCGCCGAGGCCGCGGATGCGCGCGGTGCCGTCGCTTTCCAGCCCGCCGTTCCGATCCAGCAGCACGGGCCGGACACCGGCGTTGCGCGCGCCCTCCACGTCCGTCTCGGGGCTGTCGCCCACGTGCACGGCCTCGTGCGGGACGATCCCGTGGCGCTCCAGCGCGAGCTGAAAAATGCCCGCCGCGGGCTTGGCGAACCCCGCGCTGCTGGAGATGAACACCGAGTCGAAGTAGTCCGCGATGCCCAGGCCGCGGATGATCTTCAGCACCCGCGAGTCGAAGTTCGAGATCATCACGAGGATGAAGCCGCGCGCCCTGAGCCCTTTCAGGGCCGTCTCCGCGTCGTCGAAGAGCATCCAGGAATCGGCGCGGGCAAAGTACGCGAACAGCGCGGCGAAATAGTCGTCGAAGCGCGGGAACGGTCCGGTGGTTTCGAACACGTTCCAGACCACGTCGTGCCACCAGCCGCGCTCCAGCGCCTCCAGGCGCGGCGCGTCGGCCTCCGGGAAGGCCATGGGCGGGGCGCCGGCGAAGCACTCGCGGAAGCGCCGCGACACCTCCTCGGAGGGCACGTCCTTGCCGTACTGCCGCGCCAGCTCCGCGTAGGTCACGGCGACGGGCTTGACGGACTCGAACAGGGTTCCGGCGGCGTCCAGGAAGACCGCCTTGGGTGTCGGGGCCGGGTCGGGGGATGTCATGGAAGGCACTGCTTTCGCGTCTTTTTTGGGTATTCTGTTATAGTTCAGACAATGGAAGAACCTCATTATGGACCCTCGGGACGAGTTTTGTCCAGCACGCGTTCCAGCGTGCTG
The window above is part of the Deltaproteobacteria bacterium genome. Proteins encoded here:
- a CDS encoding amidohydrolase family protein — encoded protein: MAIIDADAHVLETNKTWEYMEGAEKAYRPQIVSAQNGTGDEGEYWLVDGRLYIKSDNVGKDTPEESREMADVSSRLRHMDEMGVAIQVLYPTIFLRPVTDKPEVEMALFKSYNRWLCDIWKQGQDRLRWVATLPLLSMDESLKELDFVLQHGACGVFVPGLIGDRRLSDPYFTPLYEALSDADIPLCVHSATGSFTQHDLFYDEPGFNKFKLAVVGSFHSVIWDRIPERFPRLRIGFIEVSAQWVPYVFHDLAKRFRQKRGVELSRGYMKDNRIYVACQTDDDLDYVLEYTGDDTIVIGTDYGHNDTSSEIEALQKLQDDGKVSRESVAKILDDNPRALYGF
- a CDS encoding HAD-IA family hydrolase, with the translated sequence MTSPDPAPTPKAVFLDAAGTLFESVKPVAVTYAELARQYGKDVPSEEVSRRFRECFAGAPPMAFPEADAPRLEALERGWWHDVVWNVFETTGPFPRFDDYFAALFAYFARADSWMLFDDAETALKGLRARGFILVMISNFDSRVLKIIRGLGIADYFDSVFISSSAGFAKPAAGIFQLALERHGIVPHEAVHVGDSPETDVEGARNAGVRPVLLDRNGGLESDGTARIRGLGELMSLL